The genomic window GTGATGCCGGGTGATAATACGGAGATGCAGGTGGAGTTGATCAACCCGATCGCGATGGATGAGGGGTTACGGTTCGCCATTCGTGAGGGTGGCCGCACTGTCGGCGCCGGCCGCGTCATCAAAATCACCAAATAGCCAGAACAGAGAGCGAGAAGAGAACAACAGTGGCAGACAACGAGCACCGGATCCGCATCCGCCTGAAGGCGTACGACCACGGCGTGGTTGACGAGTCGGCGCGCAAGATCGCGGAAACCGTGATTCGCACTCAGGCGAAGATCAAAGGCCCGGTGCCGTTGCCGACGCGGATCCACCGGTACTGCGTCATTCGCGGGCCGCACGTGGACAAGACCAGCCGTGAGCATTTCGAGATCCGCATCCACAAGCGGCTCATCGACATCCTCGAGCCGACTCCGAAGACGGTCGACTCGCTCATGCGCCTCGACCTGCCGGCCGGAGTCGAAGTGGAGATCAAGACGTGAAGGCCATCGTCGGCGAGAAGCTCGGGATGACCCAGATCTTCGATGACGAATCGCGGGCGATCCCGGTGACGATCATCAAGGCGGGCCCGGTGCGGGTGACGCAGATCAAGCGCCAAGAGACCGACGGCTACGGCGCCATCCAGATCGCCTTCAAGGAGTTGGCCTCGAGGAAGGTGAACCGGGCAACCGCCGGCCACTTCGCCAAGTCGGGGGTTCCGCCCGCCCGCCACGTCGTCGAGGTGAGGGTCGACGATCCAGGGGCGTTCGTGCTCGGGCAGGAGATCACGGTCTCCGACCTCTTCGAGGTGGGTCAGAAGGCGGACGTGACGGGCATCTCGAAGGGCAAGGGTTTCGCCGGCACCATCAAGCGGCACAACTTCAGCGGCCAGGGGGCGTCGCACGGTGCCCACAAGGTCCACCGCGCCCCCGGCTCGATCGGGGCGTGCGCCACCCCGGCACGTGTCTTCAAGGGCAAGCGACTCCCGGGCCGCATGGGTGGGGACACGACCACCGTCCTCAACCTCGACGTCGTCCAGATAGACGCCGAACGCAATCTGCTGATGGTCCGCGGCGCCGTGCCCGGTCCGAAGGGCGCCGTCCTCGTGATCAGGGAGGCGGTGAAGTCCAATGCCTGACAAGCTCACGGCCGAGCTGTACTCGGCGGACGGCACGCTCAAGGGAGAGGTCGAACTGGCTCCCGAGATCTTCGGGATCGAGCCGAACACGGCCGTCATGCACCAGGTGGTGACGGCTCAGCTGGCAGCCGCCAGGGCAGGCACCCACTCGACGAAGACCCGCGCCGAGGTGCGCGGCGGCGGCAGGAAGCCGTGGCGCCAAAAGGGCCTCGGCCGCGCCCGGCATGGCTCCATCAGGTCGCCGCAATGGATCGGCGGAGGCGTC from Acidimicrobiia bacterium includes these protein-coding regions:
- the rplC gene encoding 50S ribosomal protein L3, producing the protein MKAIVGEKLGMTQIFDDESRAIPVTIIKAGPVRVTQIKRQETDGYGAIQIAFKELASRKVNRATAGHFAKSGVPPARHVVEVRVDDPGAFVLGQEITVSDLFEVGQKADVTGISKGKGFAGTIKRHNFSGQGASHGAHKVHRAPGSIGACATPARVFKGKRLPGRMGGDTTTVLNLDVVQIDAERNLLMVRGAVPGPKGAVLVIREAVKSNA
- the rpsJ gene encoding 30S ribosomal protein S10 translates to MADNEHRIRIRLKAYDHGVVDESARKIAETVIRTQAKIKGPVPLPTRIHRYCVIRGPHVDKTSREHFEIRIHKRLIDILEPTPKTVDSLMRLDLPAGVEVEIKT
- a CDS encoding elongation factor Tu, whose protein sequence is VMPGDNTEMQVELINPIAMDEGLRFAIREGGRTVGAGRVIKITK